A region from the Drosophila takahashii strain IR98-3 E-12201 chromosome 2L, DtakHiC1v2, whole genome shotgun sequence genome encodes:
- the LOC108055878 gene encoding uncharacterized protein: MADLPVTYDEKERIWSGGEFSNSLYKEDLSLGTIVFNTLRNSPKNVCQICDADGVSLTFEQTLTWAIRLAQFFKRKGLNHENVIGIAALNSTYIQPLGVGCLLNGTPFHAMNPALDEGTTSALCLKTKPAVIFCDDNVYEKVRSASINWEPEIYTITGKVEGVPSIEVLLDPTETEKNYQPEPLVKIGGQTVAILCSSGTTGLPKTICVSDRTLLSPINYSSDLVFYTPSGLDWLTGLLVFIVSITCGSTVIRSNKPVTPQYFVHLVKKYKISVALGPPPLISDLVSCPEVTAEAMESVRNLGYAGASISLATLQRARKIFRKAMISSTYALTECGIVTRNLTNSKISSVGRPYQGMKVRIVDELGQNLSHNEVGEIYAYSGLSWGGFYGDPEAASHFQDSEGWFHTGDLGNFDSENFLYIVDRKKEVLKHHGLQYWTPEIEDVIAELPQVRDVCVMGIYNEDVGDEAGALVVINEGSSITTKEIQDHVAKRLPVIRKQLHAGVQFTKKLPTNLNGKTLRKAAREEFLAKKQLESAQL; encoded by the exons ATGGCAGATTTACCAGTGACATACGATGAAAAGGAAAGAATTTGGAGTGGAGGAGAGTTCTCGAACTCTCTGTACAAGGAGGACTTGTCTTTGGGTACAATAGTATTTAATACCCTAAGGAATTCGCCCAAGAATGTGTGCCAA ATATGCGATGCCGACGGAGTATCGCTCACTTTTGAACAAACTCTCACATGGGCTATTCGATTGGCCCAGTTTTTTAAGAGGAAGGGTCTGAACCACGAAAATGTTATTGGAATCGCGGCATTAAACTCAACTTATATACAACCTCTTGGAGTTGGCTGTCTGTTAAACGGAACACCCTTTCATGCGATGAATCCAGCCTTGGATGAAG GCACCACTAGCGCACTTTGCTTGAAGACCAAACCTGCCGTAATATTTTGTGATGACAATGTATATGAGAAGGTTAGATCAGCATCGATTAATTGGGAACCGGAAATCTATACGATCACCGGAAAAGTTGAGGGAGTGCCAAGCATTGAAGTCCTACTAGACCCCACAGAGACGGAAAAAAACTACCA ACCGGAACCTTTGGTTAAAATCGGAGGTCAGACCGTGGCCATTCTGTGCTCCTCGGGAACAACTGGATTACCAAAAACCATTTGCGTTTCAGACAGAACTCTACTATCTCCAATTAATTACAGTAGCGATCTTGTTTTCTATACGCCGAGCGGTCTGGATTGGTTAACGGGCCTTTTGGTCTTTATCGTTAGCATTACCTGTGGGAGTACCGTTATCAGGAGCAACAAGCCGGTCACACCCCAGTATTTTGTTCACTTGGTAAAGAAGTACAAGATCAGTGTAGCACTCGGGCCTCCGCCTCTAATTTCGGATCTGGTATCTTGCCCAGAAGTCACGGCGGAAGCGATGGAATCCGTTAGAAACTTGGGCTATGCCGGAGCTTCTATTTCCTTGGCCACTCTGCAGCGAGCTCGAAAAATATTCAGAAAGGCAATGATATCTTCTACTTATGCACTAACGGAATGCGGAATTGTAACCAGGAACTTGACAAACAGCAAAATATCCTCTGTTGGCAGACCTTATCAGGGCATGAAGGTCCGTATTGTGGATGAGTTGGGCCAAAACCTGAGTCATAATGAAGTGGGAGAGATTTATGCCTATTCGGGGCTGTCCTGGGGTGGTTTCTACGGAGATCCCGAAGCGGCAAGTCACTTCCAGGACTCGGAGGGCTGGTTCCACACCGGTGATCTGGGCAATTTCGATAGTGAGAACTTTTTGTACATCGTAGATCGCAAAAAGGAGGTTCTCAAGCACCATGGTCTTCAGTACTGGACCCCCGAGATCGAGGACGTTATTGCGGAGCTTCCTCAAGTGCGCGATGTGTGTGTTATGGGCATTTACAATGAAGATGTGGGCGATGAGGCTGGAGCCTTGGTGGTGATAAACGAAGGATCCTCCATAACTACCAAGGAGATTCAGGATCATGTGGCTAAACGGTTGCCTGTAATCCGGAAACAACTTCATGCCGGCGTTCAGTTCACCAAAAAGTTGCCAACAAATCTAAATGGGAAAACATTGAGGAAGGCAGCTCGTGAAGAATTTTTAGCCAAAAAACAGCTGGAGAGTGCTCAATTGTAA